In Zingiber officinale cultivar Zhangliang chromosome 11B, Zo_v1.1, whole genome shotgun sequence, a single window of DNA contains:
- the LOC122034151 gene encoding protein NUCLEAR FUSION DEFECTIVE 4-like, translating to MARAVTPGSRQPWLGFAASVLVQVAGGTGYTFPLYSHSLKKAMGYKQRQITLLGVANDFGENFGIIAGLLCNRFPPWSILLVGATCCFLGFGALWSAVSLTFPNLHYCLLWLALCIATNSSAWFGTGVIVTNLRNFPHRRGTVAGILKGYAGLGGAVYTILYTGVLHGSSTKLLWFMAVGVPIVSLATMFFVRPFVPPLETNHPSEQRHFMFIQIASVILGIYILFYTIVDYLLPLSDAVISVLVGVMILLLFAPLAIPIKMTLFPSRTEDNNTEENEPLLAASSSSNDPGDAQENDEGFDLNALLAEEESGTRRRRPRRGENFEFHQALIKADFWLLFMAYFLGVGSGVTVLNNLAQIGVAAGLEDTTLLLCIFSFCNFVGRIGGGSASEYLARSRLVSRTIWMTATQAIMVIAFLLYASDINGTLYVSTGMLGVGYGVQFSVMLPTVSEIFGLKHFGLLYNFMLLGNPLGAFLFSGLLAGYLYDKEAAKQLPDSSTCLGPNCFRSTFLFLAGMCTLGSLLSSILSTRLTSVYQNLYAAGSPRTPRAPLR from the exons ATGGCTCGAGCGGTGACTCCCGGCAGCCGGCAGCCGTGGTTGGGATTTGCAGCATCGGTGCTGGTGCAGGTGGCTGGAGGGACGGGTTACACCTTCCCCCTCTACTCCCACTCCCTCAAGAAGGCAATGGGATACAAGCAGCGTCAGATCACCCTCCTCGGCGTCGCCAACGACTTCGGCGAGAACTTCGGCATCATCGCCGGCCTCCTATGCAATCGCTTTCCTCCCTGGTCCATTCTCCTCGTCGGCGCCACTTGCTGCTTTCTTGGCTTCGGCGCCCTCTGGTCCGCTGTCAGCCTCACATTTCCCAATCTCCATTACTGTCTG TTATGGCTAGCACTATGCATAGCTACCAATAGCAGCGCCTGGTTTGGCACAGGGGTGATCGTCACCAACCTACGAAATTTCCCACATAGAAGAGGTACTGTCGCCGGCATTCTCAAGGGTTATGCTGGTCTTGGTGGTGCAGTATACACTATATTGTACACCGGTGTACTCCATGGTTCGTCGACAAAATTGTTGTGGTTCATGGCTGTTGGGGTGCCTATCGTAAGCCTCGCGACGATGTTTTTTGTTAGGCCTTTCGTTCCACCTTTGGAAACTAACCACCCATCGGAACAACGCCATTTTATGTTTATCCAAATAGCGAGCGTCATTCTTGGCATCTATATCCTTTTCTACACGATCGTGGATTATCTTCTCCCATTGTCTGACGCCGTCATCTCTGTTTTGGTTGGAGTGATGATCCTTCTTCTCTTTGCCCCGCTTGCCATCCCGATAAAGATGACACTCTTTCCGAGCAGAACAGAGGACAACAACACAGAGGAAAACGAACCCTTGCTGGCTGCATCATCATCATCCAACGATCCAGGCGACGCCCAGGAGAACGA TGAAGGTTTTGATCTGAACGCACTTCTAGCCGAGGAGGAAAGTGGTACCAGGAGGAGAAGACCCAGGAGGGGAGAGAATTTTGAATTTCACCAAGCCTTGATCAAAGCCGACTTTTGGCTTCTCTTTATGGCATATTTTCTTGGGGTTGGATCAGGTGTCACCGTGCTTAATAATCTGGCTCAAATTGGAGTCGCAGCTGGTCTTGAAGATACGACTCTATTGCTATGTATCTTCAGTTTTTGCAACTTTGTTGGTCGTATCGGTGGTGGTTCAGCCTCAGAGTATCTTGCTAG ATCAAGATTGGTTTCTAGGACGATTTGGATGACTGCTACCCAAGCAATCATGGTTATAGCATTCCTTCTCTATGCTTCAGATATCAATGGTACGCTTTATGTTTCCACTGGCATGCTCGGTGTCGGCTACGGGGTGCAGTTCTCCGTCATGCTTCCGACTGTTTCCGAGATCTTCGGCCTGAAGCATTTTGGACTTCTCTACAACTTTATGTTGTTAGGAAATCCACTCGGAGCGTTCTTGTTCTCAGGTCTTCTTGCTGGGTACCTTTATGACAAGGAAGCTGCAAAGCAACTTCCAGATTCGAGCACTTGTTTGGGGCCCAACTGCTTCCGGTCGACATTCTTATTTCTCGCTGGGATGTGCACTTTGGGAAGTTTGCTGAGCTCAATTCTATCGACGAGATTAACATCAGTATACCAGAATCTGTATGCTGCTGGATCCCCTAGGACGCCTCGAGCTCCACTTCGCTGA
- the LOC122034152 gene encoding uncharacterized protein LOC122034152, giving the protein MDSRSPSSSFYSSNSGRRSSCLCAPTTHPGSFRCSFHRNTAAATRKQLNRSVNYSCNPPSHGGAPPKARTTARAVLLKKIIAPNSGSARDHLRRRRRDFQPKPSRFQSMSVV; this is encoded by the coding sequence ATGGATTCAAGGAGCCCATCCTCCTCTTTCTACTCTTCCAATTCCGGGCGGCGGAGCAGCTGCCTTTGTGCTCCGACGACGCATCCCGGCTCATTCCGGTGCAGTTTCCACAGAAATACTGCTGCTGCTACTCGCAAGCAATTAAACCGGTCGGTGAATTATAGTTGTAATCCTCCGAGTCATGGAGGAGCGCCGCCGAAGGCAAGGACTACGGCGAGGGCAGTTCTGTTGAAGAAGATCATCGCTCCTAATTCCGGCAGCGCTCGTGATCATCTCCGGCGGCGGCGGAGGGATTTCCAGCCCAAACCATCAAGGTTTCAGTCGATGTCCGTCGTCTGA
- the LOC122034409 gene encoding putative glycerol-3-phosphate transporter 5 gives MDAASRGAIDRRRPLLVHQISVLLLTFSAYAAFHASRKPPSIVKSVLGSETPSAGAGGGGWPPFDGPSGTRRLGELDLAFLSSYSAGMYLAGHVADRVDLRRFLAFGMLASGVSTVAFGAAYWWGVHSLGFFLAVQVSSGIVQSIGWPCVIAVVGNWFGNSPRRGLIMGVWNSNTSVGNILGSIIASSVVEFGWGWSFLLPGLLVAAVGVLVWVFLVSDPRDLGFETASKEVEMNEPGVETTESSDLGNGEESGLLGSEQTDEVDSTTTAIGFLEAWRLPGVAPFAFCLFFSKLVAYTFLYWLPFYIRNTDVAGKHVSHKTAGILSTIFDVGGVLGGVSAGFMSDRLNARASTCIFFLFFSIPTLIAYRSYGSMSMQLNISLMFLSGYFVNGPYSLITTAVSAELGTQEMIQGNSRALATVTAIIDATGSVGAALGPLLTGYISTRGWNNVFLMLICSTSFAITFLIHLAKAEVSSKMS, from the exons ATGGACGCGGCGAGCCGCGGCGCCATTGACCGGCGCCGGCCGCTCCTCGTCCATCAGATCTCCGTCCTCCTCCTCACCTTCTCCGCCTACGCCGCCTTCCACGCCTCCCGCAAGCCGCCCAGCATCGTCAAGAGCGTCCTCGGCTCCGAGACGCCCTCCGCCGGCGCTGGTGGCGGAGGATGGCCGCCCTTCGACGGCCCCAGCGGCACCCGCCGCCTCGGCGAGCTCGATCTCGCCTTCCTTTCCTCCTACTCCGCCGGAATGTACCTCGCGGGCCACGTCGCCGATCGCGTCGACCTCCGCCGCTTCCTCGCCTTCGGGATGCTCGCCAGCGGCGTTTCCACGGTTGCGTTCGGCGCCGCCTACTGGTGGGGCGTCCACAGCCTGGGGTTCTTCCTCGCTGTCCAAGTCTCCAGCGGGATCGTCCAGTCCATCGGCTGGCCCTGCGTCATCGCCGTCGTCGGCAACTGGTTTGGGAACTCGCCTCGGCGTGGGCTCATCATGGGTGTCTGGAACTCCAACACTTCCGTTGGAAACATCTTGGGATCGATCATCGCCTCCTCGGTGGTCGAATTCGGGTGGGGTTGGTCCTTCCTTTTGCCGGGGCTCCTCGTCGCCGCCGTGGGTGTCTTAGTTTGGGTGTTCTTGGTCTCCGATCCAAGAGATTTAGGGTTCGAAACCGCCTCCAAGGAGGTCGAGATGAACGAACCCGGCGTTGAAACGACGGAAAGCTCGGACCTTGGAAACGGGGAGGAGAGCGGTCTTCTTGGTTCTGAGCAAACAGACGAAGTGGATTCGACGACGACGGCAATTGGATTCTTAGAGGCGTGGAGATTGCCTGGCGTGGCGCCGTTTGCATTCTgcctcttcttctccaagcttgtagCATACACCTTCCTCTATTGGTTGCCATTCTACATCCGCAATACTG ATGTTGCTGGGAAGCATGTATCACATAAAACTGCAGGAATCCTTTCAACAATATTCGATGTTGGAGGTGTACTCGGCGGAGTATCAGCCGGATTTATGTCGGATCGGTTGAATGCTCGTGCCAGCACTtgtatctttttcctttttttctccaTCCCGACACTGATCGCATACAGATCATACGGGAGCATGTCAATGCAACTCAACATCAGCTTAATGTTTCTGTCTGGATACTTTGTTAATGGCCCCTACTCACTGATAACAACTGCAGTATCAGCCGAGTTGGGTACGCAGGAAATGATCCAAGGTAACTCGAGAGCATTGGCTACTGTCACGGCGATTATCGATGCTACCGGCTCCGTCGGGGCAGCTTTGGGGCCTTTGCTTACAGGGTATATTTCAACAAGAGGCTGGAACAATGTCTTCCTGATGCTGATCTGCTCAACTTCTTTTGCCATCACCTTTTTGATACACCTTGCAAAAGCTGAAGTTAGCAGCAAGATGAGCTAG
- the LOC122034410 gene encoding protein MIZU-KUSSEI 1-like, translated as MAAAFATAVPSHPGPSSVADQDEHPKQPMLHHLSPSPQLSLVAPSSHYRRRRPARVVRVFRSICRTLPIFTPKCKIPVGAATTVACSAVASPLSGTDSRRNSLVTGTLFGCRKGRVSFSIQENPRCLPSLVVELSLLTHVLLREMSTGMVRIALECEKNSGNAANDGKAASLSSRALLEEPLWTLFCNGKRNGYGVRREPTEDDLGVMETLRVVSMGAGVLPARAEGEEEVAYLRAGFDHIIASRDAETLYMTSPDDGPGPDLTIFFVRM; from the coding sequence ATGGCCGCCGCCTTCGCCACCGCAGTGCCATCGCATCCCGGTCCTAGCAGCGTTGCTGATCAGGACGAGCACCCAAAGCAGCCGATGCTCCACCACCTCAGCCCGTCGCCCCAACTTTCCCTCGTCGCCCCCTCCTCACATTACCGCCGCCGGCGACCCGCCCGCGTCGTCCGCGTCTTCCGCTCCATCTGCCGCACCCTCCCCATCTTCACCCCCAAGTGCAAGATCCCCGTCGGCGCCGCCACCACCGTTGCCTGCTCCGCCGTCGCCTCCCCCCTCTCGGGCACCGATTCGCGGAGGAACAGTCTCGTCACCGGCACCCTCTTCGGCTGCCGCAAGGGACGCGTCTCCTTCTCGATCCAGGAGAACCCGCGGTGCCTGCCCTCCCTCGTCGTCGAGCTCTCCCTGCTGACGCACGTTCTGCTCCGGGAGATGAGCACCGGCATGGTCCGCATCGCGCTGGAGTGCGAGAAGAACAGCGGCAACGCCGCTAACGACGGAAAGGCGGCGTCTTTGTCGTCGAGGGCCCTGCTGGAGGAGCCGCTGTGGACTCTGTTTTGCAACGGGAAGAGGAACGGATACGGGGTGCGGAGGGAGCCAACGGAGGACGATCTTGGGGTGATGGAGACGCTGCGGGTGGTGTCGATGGGCGCCGGAGTGCTGCCGGCGAGGGCGGAGGGGGAGGAAGAGGTGGCTTACCTCAGGGCCGGCTTCGATCACATCATTGCGTCTCGTGACGCAGAGACTCTGTACATGACGAGCCCCGACGATGGCCCCGGTCCCGATTTGACCATCTTCTTCGTGAGAATGTGA